The window TCGCGGATGTCCGCCCAGAGGTACGGGAAGTGGCTCTCGTCGCAGAAAGGCAGCGCGAAGCCCGCGTAGACGAGGTCGGCGGGCGGAAGCTCGCCGAGCTGCTCGAAGGTCGACCGCCGGACGGTCACGCGCTCGCCTGCCTCGGCGGACAGCCCCGCGCGCACCCGCTGTTCGACGCCGGGGTCCGCATCCACCGCCAGCACCCGCCAGCCATGCTCCGCCAGGTGACGCGTCTCCACGCCGTCGCCGCAGCCGAGGTCGATCGCCTCGCCGGGCGGTCCGTCCCAGGCGGCGAGGGCGCTCTGGAAGGTGGGACGCACACCGCGGCCGCCCTGCTTCTCGTAGAACTGGGACCAGTCGAACGCCATGGGGCCGAGCCTACCCGCG is drawn from Leifsonia shinshuensis and contains these coding sequences:
- a CDS encoding class I SAM-dependent methyltransferase; the encoded protein is MAFDWSQFYEKQGGRGVRPTFQSALAAWDGPPGEAIDLGCGDGVETRHLAEHGWRVLAVDADPGVEQRVRAGLSAEAGERVTVRRSTFEQLGELPPADLVYAGFALPFCDESHFPYLWADIREALRPGGLFAGELFGPNDEWAGRPGMSFHERRQVEGMLAGMDVLQLAEDDRRGMSFDGPKHWHVFHIVARA